actcatcgttgttgctgatgaggccaatcaccgtagtatcgtctgcaaacttgacaaaagtatTAGTTACATGTACAGGTATGCCGTCATACGTGAATAGTGAGTATAGGAGAGGACTTAGCACACAGCCCTGTGGCACGCCGGTGTTTGGgatgagggttgaggaggtgtggttctctAACATAACAGACTGGGGTCTGTTGGATAGGAAGTCCAGTATCCAGCTGCAGAGGGAAGGGTTGATGCCTAAATCGCTGAGTTTCGTGATCAGTTTTGAGGGGATGATTgtgttgaaagctgaactgaagtctaTGAACAGCATTCTTACATAGGAGTTGTTATTGTCCAGGTGAGAAAGTGCGGAGTGAAGTGCCGTGGAGATGGAATCCTCCGTGCTCCTGTTCTGGTGGTAGGCGAATTGGGTGAGGTCCAGTGTTGGTGGAAACAGGTTTTGAGGTGAGCCAGGACCATcctctcgaagcacttcataatGGTGGGAGTGAGTGCAACAGGGCGGAAGTCGTTGAGGCTCGCTGCAGTGGAGTGTTTAGGCACTGGCACGATGGAGGTGGTTTTAAAGCACGTGGGGACAGCTGCTTGGGCCAGTGACAGattgaatatgtcagtcaagACCTCAGCTAGCTGCCCAGCACAGGCCCTGAGCACGCGTCCGGGGATGCCATCAGGGCCAGCAGCCTTACGTGCGTTGATCCTGCTCAGTGCAGTACACACGTtgatggaggagagtgtgaggggctgGTGGTCTGAAGTGGGCACAGCCTTGATGGTCGCCTCCTGGTTTCCCTGTCAAAGCGAGCATAAAAGCTTTTGAGCTCGTCAGGGAAGGAGGCATCACTGTTTTGGGGGGAGGTGTTGGTGGGTTTGTAGTCAGTTAAAGCCTGGATGCCTTGCCGCATACGTCTGGGGTCAGAGTTGTTTTTGAAGTGCTCCTCAATCCTTAGCGTGAGGCAgggctgggccttcttgatgcccCTCTTCAGGACAGCCCTGGATGAAGTGTAGGCCTGAGCATCACCTGATCTGAAAGCGATGTCTCGTGCCTTCAGCAGTAGACTGACCTCTTTGTTCATCCATGGCTTCTGGTTAGGGAATATAGTGATACGTTTGAGGGtggtgacactgttgatgttggtgttgatgaagtccacatgtaccactaccaccacaatgttatgggtgagcgagaTGACTGTGGCAAGTTGGCAGCCATGTGCGGTCGTTCGACTCTGTTGGCCGGCAACGAGtacgagacatctagcctttatatatatatctatggctccaactctcacctgaataatgaggaTGAGGAGTTTTATCCACAGgtcttgtctgaaagcagcttaaccaACTATCTAACTTCCCCTTgccctgttctcctctgttaGTGACCTACTTGGTTTATTTGGCCTCAAAATGAAAAACGTTTTTTACCAGAAACCCTTTGTTTTATGCTGCTTCCTTTACGAGCTGAGTCGTAACACCAACTGTTAACAACCTCAACATCTCTGCTTTCTGAATGTTATCCTTCAAAACATCGACATTAAacgacacaacacaagtttttcaaaacacCTAAGACAGTGAGaatgattggatggagaccagggaacctcagaCAGGTTTGAAtacaagaaataacaaacagccttGAAGGGATATGTTGACATTGAATGAAACTacacaagtttttcaaaacacttcaggaaactctgacatgataaacgtgtgtatttgtgtttcagtgtgtcctgcagacttccagcaactgatggtgaataaagaagaggtaccccctgaggagcagcagtggagccgccttgtggaccaggaggaccctgAGCCCCcacacattaaagaggaacaggaggagccgTGGACCATTCAGGATGGACAGAAGCTtcaaggactggaggaggctgatatcaagttcacattgactcctgtcgctgtgaagagtgaagaagatgaagagaaacttaaatCGTCAGAGCTTCATCCGAGTGAGACGAAGAAGAACAGAgcggactgtggaggaccagaaccagccaggaactcaggtcctgatggacgtttacaaccaggtcctgaggacaagactgaagactcttctgagactgaagagAGTGAGGATCCttggatggagaccagggaacctcagactggtttaaatacgagaaataacaaacagcctctaagTGATATTGGatgtaagacagaaaaaaaatcgttcagttgctctgagtgtggtaaaagatttcgCCATAGGGGCCATCTAAATAgtcatatgaggattcatacaggagagaaaccgtttagttgctctgagtgtggtaaaagatttagccATAGGGGAGctctaaataaacatatgaggagtcatacaggagagaaaccgtttagttgctctgaatgtggtaaaagatttacaGAAAGTGGCAGTCTAAATgcacatatgaggattcatacaggaaaGAAACTGTTTGGGTGCTcagagtgtggtaaaagatatAGCTATAAGGGAGATCTAAATAAACATGTGAGGAGTCATACTGGAGAGAAAcagtttagttgctctgagtgtggtaaaagatttacaGAAAGTGGCagtctaaatacacatatgcggattcatacaggagagaaacagataagttgctctgagtgtggtaaaagatttaaccaaCGGGGCCATCTAAATAACCATATGAGGaatcatacagg
The window above is part of the Platichthys flesus chromosome 21, fPlaFle2.1, whole genome shotgun sequence genome. Proteins encoded here:
- the LOC133932723 gene encoding zinc finger protein OZF-like, yielding MSAVELLRVSVHERISAAAEDFLLQVEEGGGKARVPELRAKLNERLMAAVEHILAGLEKTLLEYEGRVERAEQSEREICRQRRLLDAVMQPKVWLHRAVCPADFQQLMVNKEEVPPEEQQWSRLVDQEDPEPPHIKEEQEEPWTIQDGQKLQGLEEADIKFTLTPVAVKSEEDEEKLKSSELHPSETKKNRADCGGPEPARNSGPDGRLQPGPEDKTEDSSETEESEDPWMETREPQTGLNTRNNKQPLSDIGCKTEKKSFSCSECGKRFRHRGHLNSHMRIHTGEKPFSCSECGKRFSHRGALNKHMRSHTGEKPFSCSECGKRFTESGSLNAHMRIHTGKKLFGCSECGKRYSYKGDLNKHVRSHTGEKQFSCSECGKRFTESGSLNTHMRIHTGEKQISCSECGKRFNQRGHLNNHMRNHTGEKPFSCSDCCKRFSQRCDLNTHMRSHTGEKPFRCSECGKGFSQRCNLNSHMRTHTGEKPFRCSECGKGFSYRCSLKTHMRTHTGEKPFKCSECGKRFTESGNLIRHKRIHTGEKPFS